One stretch of Hevea brasiliensis isolate MT/VB/25A 57/8 chromosome 12, ASM3005281v1, whole genome shotgun sequence DNA includes these proteins:
- the LOC110670072 gene encoding uncharacterized mitochondrial protein AtMg00860-like has translation MHDHLLHLRQVFEVLRKEHLYANFKKCTFCMDKVIFLGFVVSGKRIEVDEDKLRAIRKWPTPKSMSDVRSFHGLASFYRRFVKDFSTIAAPLNEVVKKNVGFKWGEEQEHAFNSLKEKLCSAPLLALPDFSKTFEIECDASGVGIGAVLK, from the coding sequence ATGCATGATCATTTGCTGCACTTGAGACAAGTCTTTGAGGTGTTGAGAAAAGAGCACTTGTATGCCAATTTTAAGAAATGCACTTTCTGTATGGACAAAGTTATTTTCTTAGGATTTGTGGTCAGTGGCAAGAGAATTGAGGTTGATGAGGACAAGCTAAGAGCCATTAGAAAGTGGCCTACACCTAAGTCCATGAGTGATGTGAGGAGCTTCCATGGGTTAGCTAgtttttataggagatttgtaaaggACTTTAGTACCATAGCCGCACCCTTGAATGAAGTTGTAAAAAAGAATGTGGGATTCAAGTGGGGGGAAGAACAAGAGCATGCATTTAATTCACTTAAGGAGAAATTATGTTCTGCACCTTTACttgctttacctgatttttctaaaacttttgagattgaatgtgatgcCTCTGGAGTGGGTATTGGAGCTGTTTTGAAGTAG